One window of the Salvia miltiorrhiza cultivar Shanhuang (shh) chromosome 6, IMPLAD_Smil_shh, whole genome shotgun sequence genome contains the following:
- the LOC130988913 gene encoding uncharacterized protein At2g23090: MGGGNAQKAKMAREKNLEKAKGSKGSQLDANKKAMNIQCKVCMQTFMCTTSEVKCREHAEAKHPKADVSACFPHLNK; this comes from the exons ATGGGTGGCGGTAATGCTCAGAAGGCCAAAATGGCTCGTGAGAAGAACTTAGAGAAAGCCAAAGGCTCAAAAG GGAGCCAGCTTGATGCCAACAAAAAGGCAATGAACATTCAG TGCAAGGTGTGCATGCAGACATTCATGTGCACTACTTCAGAGGTGAAGTGCAGGGAACATGCCGAAGCAAAGCATCCCAAAGCCGATGTGAGCGCCTGCTTCCCTCATCTCAACAAGTGA